The DNA window GCCAGCTTCTTCCAAAGCCTGCTTTACAGCATAGTAACTAAGCTCTTTTCCAGTCTCGTTAAGCCTCCTTCTGAATATCGTCATTCCCGCTCCAACTATCGCGACATCCTGCTTTTTGTGGTACTTCAAACCCTTAACCTTCTCAACTATCATGACCATCACCTCGAAAATACAGCCACAGCTCCGGTAGCGGTAGGAATGTATCTCCAAGACATAGCCACGCCAACCTCAGCGTCAACCTGCCTTCTTCCAGCTTCCCCTCTCAGCTGCAAAACGACCTCCAAAGCTTTTTGCCCGCCGGTAGCTTCAAGGAGATTTCCAACGCTGAGATTTCCTCCAGAAACGTTCACCGGCAATTCTCCTTTTCTGTCGAAGTAACCGCTCTTCATCAATTCCTCCACTTCTCCCTTCTTAGCCAAACCGAGAGCTTCGATGTGCTGAACTTCTTTGTAGGCAAACCTGTCGTCAACCTCTGCAAGCTGAATTTCTTTATCCGGCTTAGTTATTCCAGCCATCTTGTAAGCCATTTCGGCAGCCTTCTTTGCATAAGCCGCTTCAAAGCTCATCGTGTCGTAATTGCTTGTTTCGCTCCACCAGCCAATTCCGTTAATCCATATCGGATCGTCTCTAAGCTCCTTAGCAACCTGCTCGTTAGCCAAAACGAAAACAATAGCTCCGTCGCTCCTCTCAGCAATTTCGAGCTTTCTCAACGGATAGAAGGCTGCTTCGCTGCTCAAAACATCTTCGACGCTTACATTAGCTGAGTACGGAGCGTCTTTGTTCAGCCTTCCGTGCTTCTTGTTCTTTACAACAACTTCAGCGAAAAGCTCGTCGCTGTAGCCTCTTCTGCTCATGTAGTATGATTTTTCGAGGGCGGCGAAGTAGTAAGGATGAGCCTTTCCGATCGGTCTCAGCCATATCGGGTCGAACGCAAACTTAATGACTTCTCCGAAAGTCACTATGTCGCTCGCTTTGCTGTGAGCTTCTACAACAGCTATCTCAGCCAGTCCGCTCTTTATTATCATGTACGCGTTGGCGATTCCGTGGAGAAAATCGGCAGTCACGGTGAACGTTGGCTTCAGCACCGCACCAAGCTGATCTGGCACGAACTCGTCGAAAATTGCGAAGCCCTCCCAGAAGTCTTCCGCGCACGTGACGAAGCTGTCGACGTCCTTTCTTGGATTTATCCCTGCATCTTCGTAAGCTCTGACTGCAGCTTCGTACATTATCTCTTTCCAGCTTAAATCCGGCGTATTTGCGTTAAAACCGGAGTAGCCAACGCCTACGACAGCTACTCTCATTTTGTTTCACCAGTTTCAGCTTTACTTACGCACTATTTAAAATTTTCTTTTTTATTCATTTCAAATTTTATGAACTCCAATATAAATTTTTTTAATTATTAAACATTCCCGTAAAGCTTTTGCCTATTCGATATCAAAAATCCTGACAAATTTAAGCCGGCTTCAAATAAATTTTTGACAAAGCTTAAATAAACTAACGCACTTCTGCTTTCTGTAAAACTTCTGGAGGGGGCAAAATGTCAAGGCTTCAAGAGCATCCGATAGTTGATTTTAAGAGGGGCAAGGAAGTCACAATTTATTTCAACGGAAAGCCGATAAAAGCTTATGAGGGTGAAACTGTAGCTGCAGCGTTGTATGCTGCCGGAATTCGTGTTTTTAGCAGATCTTTCAGATTTCACAGACCTCGTGGATTCTTCTGCGCTATAGGAAAGTGTTCGGCTTGCATGATGGAAGTAGATGGAATACCAAACGTCAGAATATGCAAAGTTTACGTGAGAGACGGAATGCAGATAAGGACGCAGAACGCGTATCCTTCAGCGGAAAACGACGCTTTAGCGATTTTCGACAGGATAATAGACAGATTCTTTCCCCACGGCTCACACTACAAGAAGTTCACGAGCTCCAAAACGCTAAGGGAAATAGCGACGAAGCAAATGAGGAAAATAGCCGGAATAGGTGAGTTTCCAAAAGCTCTGCCGAAAGAAGAGGCGGACTACGAAGAGATTAATGCGGACATAGCGATAGTGGGCGGAGGTCCTGCTGGTTTATCAGCTGCAATTTACGCTGGAAGGCTCGGAGCGAAAGTTGTTCTGATGGACGAAAATCCGTACTTAGGCGGACAGCTGATAAAGCAGACACACAGATTCTTCGGTAGCGGAGAGCACTATGCCGGAACGAGAGGAATAAGGATCGCGGAAATTTTAACGAAAGAGGTAAAAGAAATTGAGAACGTGGATGTTAGGACCGAGACGAAAGTTTTCGGAATTTACGGGAAAACCGTTGCGGCTGTCGAAAAAGATAGAAAGCTCCTGAAGGTCAACGCTAAAAAGATTGTTATTGCAACCGGAGCTTATGAAAGAACCTTAATCTTTGAAAACAACGATCTTCCCGGAGTTTACGGAGCTGGAGGAGTTCAGACGTTAATGAACGTTTACGGAGTAAAGCCCGGAAATAGAGGGTTAATCGTCGGTTCTGGAAATGTAGGACTTATTCTCAGCTATCAGCTCTTGCAGGCTGGCGTTGATGTTGCAGCTATCGTCGAGGCTATGCCGTTCGTTGGAGGGTACTTCGTTCATGCTGCAAAAGTGAGGAGACTCGGAGTTCCCATTTACACGAGACACACGATTCTGAAGGCTCTCGGAGAAAAGAAGGTGGAAAGAGCAATAATTGTTGAGCTGGATGAAAATTGGAGACCGATCGAGGGAACGGAGAAGGAGATAGAGTGCGACTTCATCTGCGTGGCTGTAGGTTTGTCTCCAGCTCACGAATTACTTTACCAAGCCGGATGCGAAATGAAATTCGTCCCCGAGCTTGGAGGTTTGGTACCAGTTAGAAACAAGTACGGAGAAACTACTGCAGAAGGAGTTTACGTTGCCGGAGACGTGGCGGGAATCGAGGAAGCTACGGCGGCAATGATGGAGGGTAGAATTGCCGGGCTTGATGCTGCGATAAAGCTTGGATACGGGGATGAAGAGGCGGTAAAGCTAAGAGATAAGATAGTGGGAGAACTCGAAGAGTTTAGAAGGGGACCTTTCGGTGAGAGGATTCTCAGAGGTTTGGAGAAGGTGGTGAGGTGAATGCAGGAGTTTTGCAAGAGGGGGTATTTGATTGAAGAAGAACTTCCAGAACCGCCAAGCGAAGAAAGGCTGAGAGATAAAAGACCCGTGGCTTACATAGAATGCCCTCAGAGAATTCCCTGCTCACCTTGTAAAGAAGCTTGCAGGTTCGATGCTGTGATAATGGAGACGATAAACGACACTCCGAAAGTGGATTACGAGAAGTGTACCGGATGCATGGCTTGCATAAGAGTTTGCCCCGGCTTAGCAATTTTCATGCTCCAAATTAAGGACGATAAGGGTTACGTTACCTTGCAGTACGAATTCCTGCCCTGGCTGAAAAAGGGAGACAGAGTGCTCGTTTTGAACAGAAAAGGGGAAGTGATAGGAGAGGGAGTAATAGCGTGGGCTTTGAATCCGGAAAGGAACGACAGAACTCAGCTCGTAACGGTTGAAGTCGATAAAGATCTGATTTTTGAGGCGAGAGCGGTTAAGAAGGTGGTAGAATGAAGAGCAGAAAGATCGTTTGCAGGTGTGAGGATATAACCGAAGAGGAAATAATACACGCTATAGAGGAAGGATACGACGACATAGAAAGTTTGAAAAGGTACACGGGAGCCACAACCGGAGCTTGCCAGGGAAAGGGTTGCCTAATGCACATACTGAGGATTCTCAGTCAAAAAACCGGAAAGAGTCCAGAGGAGATCGGGATAACAACCCAAAGACCTCCCGTAAACCCAGTTCCCTTATACGTTTTGGCTGAGGGTGATAAAGAATGAGGGTGGCGATAATCGGTTCCGGCATAGCCGGGATTTCTCTCGCTTACTTTCTTGCGAAAAGCGGAATTGACGTGGCTGTTTTCGAGAAAAAATATCCTCTTTACGGAGCGAGCGGAAGAAATTCGGGGGGAATAACTCTTCAGTTCGACAAACCGGAGTTCGTGGATCTCGCTAAGGAGAGCTTAAAAATTTACGACAGAGTTCAGTCGGAAGTGGGATTCAACTTCCTGTACAGGCACGACGGCTACATAAAAGTGGCGAGAAATAAAGACGATTTGGACAAGCTTGAAAAAGAGGTTAAAGTGGCGAAGTCGAGAGGAGTAAAAGCGAAAATGCTTGAAGCCGAGGAAGTAAAGGAGTTCGTTCCCGACTTCAACCCTGATGCCATAGTTGGGGCGAGCTATTCGGAAGGGGGAGTGATCTTTCCTTGGCCGGTAATCTGGGGATTTGCCAAAGGTTGTAAAGAGATGGGAGTTGAGATCAAAAAAATGAGCGAAGTTAAGGAGATCGTCATTGAAAAAGGGTTTGTAAAGGGAGTAAAAGCTAACGGAGAGATCTACAAGGCTGATTACGTCGTCAACGCAGCGGGAGCTTGGAGCAACGAAGTCTCGTCTTTAGCTGGCGTAGGATTGGATAACAGAATAATTAAAGAGGAAATTTGCGTTAGCGAAAGCTTAAAACCTTACCTCGATCTCTACATTCTCGACGTCTCCACCG is part of the Ferroglobus placidus DSM 10642 genome and encodes:
- a CDS encoding NAD(P)/FAD-dependent oxidoreductase, with the translated sequence MRVAIIGSGIAGISLAYFLAKSGIDVAVFEKKYPLYGASGRNSGGITLQFDKPEFVDLAKESLKIYDRVQSEVGFNFLYRHDGYIKVARNKDDLDKLEKEVKVAKSRGVKAKMLEAEEVKEFVPDFNPDAIVGASYSEGGVIFPWPVIWGFAKGCKEMGVEIKKMSEVKEIVIEKGFVKGVKANGEIYKADYVVNAAGAWSNEVSSLAGVGLDNRIIKEEICVSESLKPYLDLYILDVSTGVYLSQSVRGEIVGGILGSEVEKPDTSSSFEFLTKYAKKASELIPKLKSLTILRQWAGVYDVAKDDMPVVGLTSVSGFIQFNGLGKFGMCIAPALAKELAILIVRGENRKIEKFSPLRLKIYH
- a CDS encoding FAD-dependent oxidoreductase; amino-acid sequence: MSRLQEHPIVDFKRGKEVTIYFNGKPIKAYEGETVAAALYAAGIRVFSRSFRFHRPRGFFCAIGKCSACMMEVDGIPNVRICKVYVRDGMQIRTQNAYPSAENDALAIFDRIIDRFFPHGSHYKKFTSSKTLREIATKQMRKIAGIGEFPKALPKEEADYEEINADIAIVGGGPAGLSAAIYAGRLGAKVVLMDENPYLGGQLIKQTHRFFGSGEHYAGTRGIRIAEILTKEVKEIENVDVRTETKVFGIYGKTVAAVEKDRKLLKVNAKKIVIATGAYERTLIFENNDLPGVYGAGGVQTLMNVYGVKPGNRGLIVGSGNVGLILSYQLLQAGVDVAAIVEAMPFVGGYFVHAAKVRRLGVPIYTRHTILKALGEKKVERAIIVELDENWRPIEGTEKEIECDFICVAVGLSPAHELLYQAGCEMKFVPELGGLVPVRNKYGETTAEGVYVAGDVAGIEEATAAMMEGRIAGLDAAIKLGYGDEEAVKLRDKIVGELEEFRRGPFGERILRGLEKVVR
- a CDS encoding 4Fe-4S binding protein — translated: MQEFCKRGYLIEEELPEPPSEERLRDKRPVAYIECPQRIPCSPCKEACRFDAVIMETINDTPKVDYEKCTGCMACIRVCPGLAIFMLQIKDDKGYVTLQYEFLPWLKKGDRVLVLNRKGEVIGEGVIAWALNPERNDRTQLVTVEVDKDLIFEARAVKKVVE
- a CDS encoding (2Fe-2S)-binding protein translates to MKSRKIVCRCEDITEEEIIHAIEEGYDDIESLKRYTGATTGACQGKGCLMHILRILSQKTGKSPEEIGITTQRPPVNPVPLYVLAEGDKE
- a CDS encoding thiolase domain-containing protein; translation: MRVAVVGVGYSGFNANTPDLSWKEIMYEAAVRAYEDAGINPRKDVDSFVTCAEDFWEGFAIFDEFVPDQLGAVLKPTFTVTADFLHGIANAYMIIKSGLAEIAVVEAHSKASDIVTFGEVIKFAFDPIWLRPIGKAHPYYFAALEKSYYMSRRGYSDELFAEVVVKNKKHGRLNKDAPYSANVSVEDVLSSEAAFYPLRKLEIAERSDGAIVFVLANEQVAKELRDDPIWINGIGWWSETSNYDTMSFEAAYAKKAAEMAYKMAGITKPDKEIQLAEVDDRFAYKEVQHIEALGLAKKGEVEELMKSGYFDRKGELPVNVSGGNLSVGNLLEATGGQKALEVVLQLRGEAGRRQVDAEVGVAMSWRYIPTATGAVAVFSR